One stretch of Rana temporaria chromosome 10, aRanTem1.1, whole genome shotgun sequence DNA includes these proteins:
- the ZBTB44 gene encoding zinc finger and BTB domain-containing protein 44 isoform X3, which translates to MTLRLHPAASALYRRKRHPLKHMKMGVKTFTHNSPAHSQEMLGKLNMLRNDGHFCDITVRVQDKIFRAHKVVLAACSEFFRTKLVGQAEESTQCVLDLHHVTVTGFIPLLEYAYTATLSINTENIIDVLAAASYMQMFSVASTCSEFMKSSILWNTQQEKVLDTGQENTANCNNFRDGSLSPVSSECSVVERTIPICRESRRKRKSYIVMSPESPLKCGTQTSSPQVLNPTASYTESRSQPVDSSHAFPWTFPFGIDRRLQSEKVKQIESRTLELPGPSEVARRVTDYVPCESTKVSSPLVMEEDVRVKVERLSDEEVHEEVSQPVSASQSSVSDQQTVPGSEQVQEDLLISPQSSSIGSIDEGVGEGLPALQGPASTNVHADDDDRLENVQYPYQLYLTPSTSSTERPSPNGPDRPFQCPTCGVRFTRIQNLKQHMLIHSGIKPFQCDRCGKKFTRAYSLKMHRLKHEAIS; encoded by the exons ATGACTTTGAG actccatcCTGCTGCAAGTGCTCTGTATAGAAGAAAGCGCCACCCCCTGAAACACATGAAGATGGGGGTGAAAACATTTACGCACAATTCCCCAGCACACAGCCAGGAAATGCTGGGGAAATTGAATATGCTACGTAATGACGGACACTTCTGTGACATTACTGTACGGGTCCAGGATAAGATCTTTCGAGCACACAAAGTGGTGCTAGCGGCCTGCAGCGAATTCTTCCGTACTAAGTTGGTGGGTCAGGCGGAGGAAAGCACCCAATGTGTACTCGACCTGCACCACGTAACAGTGACAGGATTCATCCCTCTGCTGGAGTATGCCTACACAGCAACCCTTTCTATCAATACAGAAAATATTATTGATGTGTTGGCTGCAGCCAGCTACATGCAGATGTTCAGTGTGGCCAGCACGTGCTCAGAGTTCATGAAGTCCAGCATCTTATGGAACACTCAACAAGAGAAGGTTCTCGATACTGGACAGGAGAACACAGCCAATTGTAACAACTTCCGAGATGGTAGCCTTTCCCCAGTGTCCTCAGAGTGCAGCGTTGTCGAGAGGACGATTCCCATCTGCCGCGAGTCCCGGCGCAAACGAAAAAGCTATATTGTCATGTCCCCTGAGAGCCCCTTAAAGTGTGGCACTCAGACTAGTTCTCCACAAGTCCTAAACCCCACTGCTTCTTACACCGAGTCACGGAGTCAACCTGTGGACTCATCGCACGCTTTCCCCTGGACTTTCCCTTTTGGCATTGATCGACGGTTACAGTCTGAGAAAGTGAAGCAAATTGAGTCCAGAACATTAGAACTTCCTGGACCTTCCGAAGTAGCCAGGAGAGTGACAGATTATGTGCCGTGCGAAAGCACTAAAGTCAGTTCTCCACTGGTAATGGAGGAAGATGTTCGGGTCAAGGTGGAGAGGTTGAGTGATGAAGAGGTACATGAAGAGGTGTCGCAGCCTGTCAGTGCATCGCAGAGTTCAGTGAGTGACCAGCAAACTGTCCCCGGCAGTGAGCAAGTGCAGGAAGACCTACTTATCAGCCCTCAGTCATCTTCCATAG GCTCCATCGATGAGGGTGTCGGGGAAGGACTACCTGCGCTCCAGGGACCAGCAAGCACCAATGTTCATGCAGATGACGATGACAG ACTGGAAAATGTTCAGTATCCTTACCAGCTGTACCTGACTCCCTCCACAAGCAGTACAGAGCGGCCTAGTCCCAACGGCCCCGATAGACCTTTCCAGTGCCCCACCTGCGGAGTGCGTTTCACACGGATCCAGAACCTCAAGCAGCACATGCTGATACATTCTG gAATTAAACCGTTTCAGTGCGATCGCTGTGGGAAAAAATTCACTCGGGCATACTCCTTAAAGATGCATCGGCTGAAACACGAAG